Proteins encoded in a region of the Polynucleobacter antarcticus genome:
- the ccmD gene encoding heme exporter protein CcmD — MWNSPAEFFAMGGYALYVWCSFGVGLLVLTLDTLAVRARHQSIIKRLRREAVADQFDQEVRK, encoded by the coding sequence ATGTGGAATAGCCCCGCTGAATTCTTCGCGATGGGTGGTTACGCGCTGTATGTTTGGTGCAGTTTTGGTGTTGGCCTATTAGTGCTAACCTTAGATACTTTGGCGGTGCGTGCTCGCCATCAATCGATTATCAAGAGGCTGCGACGCGAAGCAGTAGCAGATCAGTTTGATCAAGAGGTTCGGAAGTGA